Below is a window of Candidatus Eisenbacteria bacterium DNA.
GATGTCGTTCGCGAGCAGCGCCTTGTTGCGCAGGTCGTAGACGACCGTGCGCTGCTGGTTCATGACGTTGTCGTACTCGAGCAGATGCTTGCGGATGTCGAAGTTGTGCGCCTCGACGCGCTTCTGCGCTCGGCCGATCGAGGCGGTGACGATCGGGTGCTCGATGACCTCGCCTTCCTGCACGCCCATGCGCTGCATGAGGCCTGAAATCCGCTCGCTGCCGAACAGACGCATGAGATCGTCTTCGAGCGACAGATAGAAACGCGACTCGCCGGGATCGCCCTGCCGACCCGCGCGACCGCGCAACTGCCGGTCGATGCGGCGCGACTCGTGCCGCTCGGTTCCGATGATGCGCAGTCCGCCGACGTCGGGAATACCGGCGCCGAGCTTGATGTCGGTGCCGCGGCCGGCCATGTTGGTCGCGATCGTGACGGCGCCCTTCTGACCCGCCTGCGAAACGATCTCGGCTTCCTGCTGGTGGTACTTGGCGTTCAGCACGCTGTGCTTGACGCCGCGGCGCTTGAGCATGCGCGACAGCAATTCGCTGACCTCGACGCTGATGGTGCCGACCAGCACCGGCTGCCCGCGTTCGTGGCACTGCGCGATCTCTTCGACCACCGCATTGAACTTCTCGCGCTTGGTGCGGAACACCACGTCGTCGTGGTCCGCGCGCATCACCTTGCGATGGGTCGGGATCATTGCAACGTCGAGCTTGTAGATCTCCCAGAACTCGTGCGACTCGGTCTCCGCGGTGCCGGTCATGCCGCCGAGCTTCTCGTACATGCGGAAGAAGTTCTGCAGCGTGATGGTCGCGAGCGTCTGCGTCTCGCCCTCGATCCTCACCCCTTCCTTCGCCTCGATCGCCTGGTGCAGTCCGTCCGAGTAACGCCGGCCCGGCATCAGTCGGCCGGTGAACTCGTCGACGATCAGGATCTTGTCGTCCTGGACCACGTACTCGACGTCGCGATCGAACAGCGTGTAGGCCTTGAGCAGCGCGAGGATGTTGTGGATCTTCTCGTTCTTCGAGGCGTAGGCGCGGTAGATCTGTTCGCGCTCGGCGATGCGGGCGTTGGCGTCCAGGTCCTCACGCCCCTCGAGCTCGCTGAGCTGTCCGGCCAGATCCGGCACCACGAAGCGCTCGGCGTCGTTCGGCGACAGGTATTCGCGGCCGATGTCCTGAAGATCGATGTTCCGAGCGCGCTCGTCGATCGCGTAGTAGAGCAGGTCGTCGATCTCGCTCATGCGCTTGTCGCGGATCACGCCCAGCTCGGTCGACACCACCATCCGCTTGAACTCGGGGCGTTCGGAGATGAGCTTGAGGTAGCGCTTGTGCTTGGGGGCCGCGCGCTGGATGCGCAGCAGCTGGACTCCCAGCTCTGCGGCCTTGCTCTTGTCGTCGAGCATCGCCTCGGCTTCGGTCATCCATTGGGCGACCAGCTGGTGCTGCGCCTTGACCAGACGGTCGACCAGCGGCTTCAGCTCGTCGAAGGCCTGGTCGCTGTGCTCGACCGGTCCCGAGATGATGAGGGGGGTACGCGCTTCGTCGATCAGCACCGAGTCCACTTCGTCGACGATCGCGTACACGAACCCGCGCTGCACCCGGTGATCCGGGCGCACCGCCATGTTGTCGCGCAGGTAGTCGAAGCCGAACTCGTTGTTGGTGCCGTACGTGATGTCGCAGCTGTACTGCGCCCGACGCGTGGTCGGATCCATCTGGCTCTGAATGCAGCCGACCGTGAGTCCCAGCCACGTGTAGATCTGCCCCATCCATTCGCTGTCGCGACGGGCGAGGTAGTCGTTGACGGTCACCAGGTGCGCACCGCGGCCGGTGAGGGCGTTCAGGTAGAGCGGCATGGTGGCGACCAGGGTCTTGCCCTCGCCGGTGGCCATCTCGGCGATGCGACCCTCGTGGAGCATGGTGGCGCCGATCAGCTGCTCGTCGTAGGGGACGATCTCCCACTGAATCGGGATCCCCACCACGTCCCAGTTCTGTCCGCACAGTCGCCGGCACGCTTCCTTGACCGCGGCAAACGCCTCGGGCAGCAGATCGTCGAGGGCGGCGCGTTCGGCCTTGCGGCGTTCGGTGGGGTCCTCGACCCCCTCGATCGCGGCGGCGATGCGCCCCCGGAACTCCCCGGTCTTGGCGCGCAGCGCCTCGTCGGACAGGGCCTTGAAGGCTTCGACGTGCTGATTGATCTCGTCGACGATCGGGCGGACCCGCTTCACCTCGCGGTCGTGCTTCGACCCGAACACGGTTTTCATCAGAGCTTCGAGCATGGGCCTCAATATAGAGGGAGTGTCAAGCGCGGGGGCGGCCGGGGTCGGGTCCGGGCCTTCGGCTGGCGCCGAGTCGCCAAGCGCGACGGCCCGATGCTGGGCATCGGGCCGCGCGGCCTCCGGGAATGAACTTCAAACTTTCGTTACATGCGTGGCTTCCTCGCCACGCTCGCCGGCCTTCACTTCGAATTCGACCTGCTCACCTTCGTGGAGCGTCCGGAATCCTCGGCCCTCGATGGACGAATGGTGGACGAAGACTTCGCTCTCCCCGTTGCTGATGAATCCGTAACCCTTCTGATCGTTAAACCATTTGACGGTGCCTTGCGCCATGGAAATCCCCTCATGGGTGGATGTCCAACGCCGGCCCGGAGGCGATGGCGGCAGGTTGCTCCCGGCTCGCGAACAGGTCAAGCGTGAACTTCCGGGGCTCTTTCAAGTTGCGTGACCGCAATCGCGTGGCGGGCTGATTTGACGTTCTCGTGAAGGGCCAGTCGCGGCTCGACCCCCGTCGAACGGCCCCTCGGATGCGACTCGGCTCTAAGAGATGCGCGGGTCGACTTCCGAAGCGCGCCGGCCATTGCGGCGGCGCGCCCACGATTCCTCGAGCTGCCGGGCGACCGCGTGCTCGGGGTCCGCGTGCAGCACCAGCGCAAGCTGTTCGCCGGCCTGCGTCGCGTCCCCCGCGGCCTCGAGCGCTCGCGCGAACGAGACCCGCGCATCGTGGTACTCCGGATTCAGCTCGAGTGCGCGCGCGAGCGAGCCGATCGCGTCGTCCAGGCGCCCGCAGTCCAGCTCGGCGACGCCGAGGACGTGATGCGCGTCGGCGTACGCTTCGTGACGCCCCACCACGCCGCGCACCAGATCCGCCGCGCGCTCCGAGTCGCCGGCCGCGAGGCGCTCGCGTGCCAGACGCAGCGTCGCCTCGATATTCGGGTCCGCGATCCGCAGCGCTCGCTTGAAGAACGCCTCGGCCTCGTCCCAGTCCGCCTCCTCGAGTCGCGCGATGCCCTGCCGGAACACGCGCGTGTCCTCGGCCGGCAGTTCGGCACCCAGTTTGCGAAACGCATCGAGCGATTCGGCCAGCAACCCGTCGCGCGCATCGAGCAGCGCGAGTTCGACGCGCGCCGCGGTGTAGCCGGGATTGAGGCGGAGCGCACGTTCGAGCGCGTGGCGTGCCTCGGCCCGATGCTGCAACGCGTTCAGCAGGCACGCGTGCTGGAACTGCAGGTCGGCGAAGTCCGGTGCAAGTCGCACCGCGTGCGCGAGGGCGTCGTTCGCCTCGGCAATCGCGCCCTGCTTGAGGGCGATGCGGGCGATCGAGGTGAGCGCGTCGACGAAGGGCGCCCGGCTCGAGCGCGAGGCGCGACGCGAAGGCGCGAGCGAAAGGGCGGCGGCAATCGCCGCGGCGAATTGCCCCTCGCGCGCATGCGCGAGCGCGGCATCGAAGTCGGCCGGCGCCGGCCCGGAACGTGGACTCACGGGGCCCCCCACAGGAATCGCATCAGGAATCCCGACAC
It encodes the following:
- the secA gene encoding preprotein translocase subunit SecA; the encoded protein is MLEALMKTVFGSKHDREVKRVRPIVDEINQHVEAFKALSDEALRAKTGEFRGRIAAAIEGVEDPTERRKAERAALDDLLPEAFAAVKEACRRLCGQNWDVVGIPIQWEIVPYDEQLIGATMLHEGRIAEMATGEGKTLVATMPLYLNALTGRGAHLVTVNDYLARRDSEWMGQIYTWLGLTVGCIQSQMDPTTRRAQYSCDITYGTNNEFGFDYLRDNMAVRPDHRVQRGFVYAIVDEVDSVLIDEARTPLIISGPVEHSDQAFDELKPLVDRLVKAQHQLVAQWMTEAEAMLDDKSKAAELGVQLLRIQRAAPKHKRYLKLISERPEFKRMVVSTELGVIRDKRMSEIDDLLYYAIDERARNIDLQDIGREYLSPNDAERFVVPDLAGQLSELEGREDLDANARIAEREQIYRAYASKNEKIHNILALLKAYTLFDRDVEYVVQDDKILIVDEFTGRLMPGRRYSDGLHQAIEAKEGVRIEGETQTLATITLQNFFRMYEKLGGMTGTAETESHEFWEIYKLDVAMIPTHRKVMRADHDDVVFRTKREKFNAVVEEIAQCHERGQPVLVGTISVEVSELLSRMLKRRGVKHSVLNAKYHQQEAEIVSQAGQKGAVTIATNMAGRGTDIKLGAGIPDVGGLRIIGTERHESRRIDRQLRGRAGRQGDPGESRFYLSLEDDLMRLFGSERISGLMQRMGVQEGEVIEHPIVTASIGRAQKRVEAHNFDIRKHLLEYDNVMNQQRTVVYDLRNKALLANDISENVLDAVEESVRDRVSKATGGAQAHAGDWNLRGLADELSYLLTRPVAIERLETATSYEALEDTAVEIGVEAYRAREQELGMLVPEGPPGAEVPEPFPALRWVERQLYLMAIDQHWRDHLYELDHLKGGIGLRAYGQKDPLLEYKKEAFNLFETLVQETNDDFVKQLFRV
- a CDS encoding tetratricopeptide repeat protein; translated protein: MSPRSGPAPADFDAALAHAREGQFAAAIAAALSLAPSRRASRSSRAPFVDALTSIARIALKQGAIAEANDALAHAVRLAPDFADLQFQHACLLNALQHRAEARHALERALRLNPGYTAARVELALLDARDGLLAESLDAFRKLGAELPAEDTRVFRQGIARLEEADWDEAEAFFKRALRIADPNIEATLRLARERLAAGDSERAADLVRGVVGRHEAYADAHHVLGVAELDCGRLDDAIGSLARALELNPEYHDARVSFARALEAAGDATQAGEQLALVLHADPEHAVARQLEESWARRRNGRRASEVDPRIS
- a CDS encoding cold shock domain-containing protein, producing MAQGTVKWFNDQKGYGFISNGESEVFVHHSSIEGRGFRTLHEGEQVEFEVKAGERGEEATHVTKV